Part of the Catharus ustulatus isolate bCatUst1 chromosome 18, bCatUst1.pri.v2, whole genome shotgun sequence genome is shown below.
ctgccagcagggctggggagggggcacagggagagtCTGTGGGGGCCAAACCTGACTGGACTGGAGTTCTCCCGGGTTATCCCCGCCAGCCTCGCCTGGGatctgcagtgtcccctgtgcctccctccatcccatACCTGCCCCCCAGCCCGGCTGTGAGCCCCACCAGCACAGCGGGCCCGGGATCTCTGCCCCACCAGagcccccccggaccccccacTGCCACTGAGCTCCCTTGGGACTCCGGGCCCGAGCGCTCAATCCCTCGGGGGCTCCACTGCCCCCGAGCCCCCAGACTCCAGCACACCGAATTGTGGCTTCTGCCCCACCAGAGCTCCCCAGACCCACAGATCCGGGGCCCTCTCTCCTCCAAAGCACCCCAGATCCGCGCAGCTCCGCACCCCGTGTCCGCTCCTCCGAGCTCCCCTAGAGCCGAGACCCTCCACCTCTCCAGAGCCCCCAGAACCCAGCACATCGGACCCAGAACCTTTCATTCCTTCAGAGCCCCCCAGACCCTCACGCTGGAGACTCTCTGCTCCTTCAGAGCCTCCCAGACCCAAGCACACCGGGCCCGAGGCCTCAGAGCTCCGCTAGCCCTCCAGCACCCTCCACTTCCACAGAGCCCCTAGCACACCGGGCCATGGACTTTCCGTCCTCCAGAGCCTCCCCAGTCCAAGGGGCCCAGGGCCgccccctccatccccctgccgGGGTCCCGCTTCGCTCCCCTCACTCACTGCACTCTCGCCTCCGCGCCTCCCGGAAGTGACGTCACGGAACAGCAGAGGACGGCGCGGAGCGACGGCGAGAGGCTGCGACTGCTACAGGCGCCCCCTAGAGGACCTGGCAGCCTGGAGGACCCGCAAGGCGCGCTGGGGGCGTGGCTTCGGCGGGTGGGCGTGGCTCCAGGTACCGGGGCGTGGTTTATCCAAGGGGCGTGGTCACCGCCcaattcacaaaaaaaaccgGGGGTGGAGGAAAGAGGAGCTCGGGGGTGAGACCTCCACACTGCGGTGATTCTTGGTGCAGAAGGGCACTTACAGGGAGCTTGGATAGGGGTCCCAGAAACAATGATGAGTGTCTGTGGGCTTGGGATGGGGTCcccagtggcactggggtggggggtggggcATGACATTGGgtccctggtggcactgggggtaCCCATGGGCTTGGGATGGGATCTCCAATGGGATGGGGGGGGCACACAGGGGCTTGGGAGGGGCACAGGGTGGAGTCATTAATGATGGAGGGAGGATCCATGGGCTTTGGGGCCTTGGGACGGGGTCCCCAATGGCACTGGGGAGATCCATGGGCTCAAAAAGGCATGGGAGGAGGTCCCCAGTGGTACTGGGAGCATCCATAGGCTGAAGGGTCATGGGATGGTGTCCACTTTAGATTAGGGGGTTTCAGGGGCTTGGGATGAGGTTCCCAATGGCCATGGGGGGTATccatgggctgggctgagccttgGCTTGAGGTGTCCAGTGGTACTGGGTGTATCCCTGAGCTTGAGGGGAACATGGGATAGGGTCCCCAATGGTGCTTGGGGGTATCCATGGGTTTGGCAAGGGATCCCCAGTGGCACTGGGCGCACActggagttttggggggttccTCAGTGTATCACAGCACCCATGGGTGGAGGTCCTTTGGTGCAGGAAGCATCCACGACGTGGGGCAGGCCAGCCTCTTGGATGACACCAGCTTAGGGGGTCACACCAAGCAATCCCAGTActgccctccccaccctgagaGGGGCCCAGGTTTTagcatattaaatatttaattggcAGCAAAGGCACCCGCTGGGCTCATCAGGAGCAATTAAGCCCCCCCCCACCTCCACAGCCTGCTcagccaccccagcagcaccatcctGGGGACCTCCACAGGATGGGGGGCTCccaccttcccctccctgtTCTCAACCCCtacagggcaccccaaaatggggtgggggagagagctgggagctgggaggagcagaaacccccagcccttccccagcaaggccagggcacaggcagggagcccctgggggtgcagggagacCCCCCTGGCACGGTCCCCCCAAATCACTGCAGGGGGGAGATCTTCAGGGGAATCATTATCCGTGATTCCATGGTCCGGATCAGCGGgactggggaaggaaaggagagacAGGTCAGGGCAGGGGGCTCCCAGCATGGGTAGGGGGTCACCAAAGTAGGTGGGGGTCCCCTCACCAGTGTAATAAACATtctcatcccagcccctcttccTCCAGGCCGCATTCCTCGTCTCCTCCCGGGACTGCAGATCCCTGTAGGCTGTggggagaggacacagctggcaccctgagccccccagcccagcccctaGGCCAGGGGTCCCCCAGAGGTGCCACCCCTTACCCCAGAGGTGATGCACCACGTAGAGCTCCCCGATCTGGGAGAAGAACCCCCCGACTGCCTCCTGGTTCTCCTGGCGGTACTTGATAGCCcgagccctgcaggagcaggggatgcaTGGAGGGCCTGCCTCAGGGGTCTCCTCCAGAGGGAGCTTTTCCCACCTTGCATCCCTCCATGCTTGGAAACCAGTGGCTTACCAGTTGTTGCCCCACTCAATCATGGTCCCTGGCTGgaaacaggagaagaaaatcagTCAGAACACCCCTGCTCGCTCAGCTTGGGATCTCCTCATCCAGGGAGGAGGATTCTGGGGGGCTGCCTCCCAAAACTGGGGTATACCAGCCTGAAGACCCCCCCCAAGGCACAGGCTGAATCTCACCTTCAGCTTGTAGGTCCTCAGCTCGTAGATGTTAGGTCCCTGGCGTGGCTGAGGCTCATTCCAGAAGCTGaattccaggagcagctggttCCTGCGGGACAGCAGCATCCGGCTCCTCTCCTTGCGGAAGTCCAGGTactcctggggacagccccagccgGGGGGTTCGAGGTGGGGGCCATGTGGGCCGGGGGTGTGGGGTGCAGGGGTCTCACCCCCATCCTGCAGATACCTTGTTCTGCCTGAGCTTGCTCATGCAGTCCATGAGTGCCGGGTACCCGCCCGAGAAGCGCCACAGGTGCACTGCAAAGagagttttggggtgggaagaggagaagcagcccaaaatcccaccaaaatcTCCGCCTTTGGCAGCAGAGGCACCAGGAGAAACCACCTGCCCTCACCTGCCTGGTCCTGCTCGCCGTACCACGTGTTCCAGTTGCCCACCAGGTCACAGGGGTAGTCAGGGTCTGAGTGGAGCTTGGGCAGTACCTCCTCTCTGTGGAGGCACAGAGTGGGGCAGTGGGGTGGGGGGCAGCACCCGCCCAGTgcccctctctgccctcccagGGTTTGCCCAAACAGGATCTGGTGCAGCCTGGGAGAGGCATCCATTTCACAGggaaggaaactgaggcacagaacagGGACACAGATCcacccaggagctctgcacaaGCCCTCCCACCCCTCTCACTCCAGAACAGCACCCCAACATCCCGCTGGGATGCTGGGAAGCCTCCTCAGTGTGCTCACGTCAGCTTGTTGTAGGCTTCCAGGCATTCTGGCTTCACATTGTgaactgcagggacaggagagaggagctgggaaggaaggggaaggatCCGGGAATGGGGGTCCCAGTGAGTGAGGGGTGCACCCCATCTGTGCCCGCCTTCTTCCCGGCAGGAGCACTCACACTGGATCTTGTAGAGGTTGCTGGTCTCCTTCTTGGAGAGGAGGTTGGAATGTGCATCCTTGCGTGGATCCACCTTGTGCACGAAGAGGGAGCGGAACCAGCTGCCCTCGGCATCCCTGGAGTAGCccctgcaggacagcagggcaggaataCACCGGGAATGACCGGCTGGATGGCGAATCGGGATCCAGAGGTCTCACTGCCAGTCCTGCGGGCAGCTGCCTCCGTTGGCCGGCTTCCAgagagccccagggctgcatcGGCTTCTGCTCAGTTCATACTGGGAGCCCTGTCCCAgacctgggctctgtccccagttCCAGTCTGTCCCTCTGAATCCAGAGGGGTTTTGGCCATGCTGTTGGCCCAACAGAGCAAACACACTGGTGTAGGGGTGTGGGACAAGGGGGGCAGACCCCATGAGAGCCCACTCAGCCCCGACGGCCACTGGAGGGACAGTGACCCCTCCATGGCAGGGGAAAGGGCACATGGAGCAACGGGGGCATCTCCCACCGGATCCTCTTtacccaggggctgctccagtgctggtGACCCTTCCACAGGCAAAGGGACATGGAGCGATGGGTGCAGCCCCCGAGCCTGTCCGCCGGGGTTCCCCATCAGCCCCAGCTCCGGTGGCCGGAGAAGGTCGGGTTCTactgcagggcagtggcggGGGTGGGGAACGGGGCCTCTCGGCCCCGGGTCCGAGCTGCGGCCAGACCTTTGTCCCCAGCGAGGCAACGACCGTGGGGCCACTGCGGGGGCCGCCCGCCGGGTCCGGGGAGGGAtcagggggctcggggggcggGGTGCGGGGTTGCGGGGTCCGGGGTGGGCTCGAGCGGCTCAGGGACTGGGGGTGCGGGGTCTGGGGGGACGCTCGGGGACGGGGGGTGCGGGGTACCCGCCCGAGGGAATACGGGGAGCGGGGGGGATGTGGGGTCCGGAGGGGATGCGTGGTCCAGGGGAGGATCAGGGTAGCGGGGTGTGGGTGTCCCCAACGGGAAGATGCAGAGACCGGAGTCAGGGGAGGATGCGAGGTCCAGGGGGGAGGATCAGTAAGCCCAGGGTAGCGGGGGAGCCCTCCCAGGGCGATGCGGGGAGCGGGGGGATGCGGGGTCAAGGGTGGGGATCAGGGGTCTCAGAAGAGGGGATACGAATGTCCCGGTCCGGGGTTAATGCGGGGTTCGAGGGGCAAATGGAAGGCTCAGGGGAGCGGGGTGCGGGTGATGCCAAGAGAGGGGGAGATCTGGGCCTCAAGGGCTCAGAGGTGAGGACTCCACCcggggggatgcagggagcaggagggatgcgGGGCCCATGGAAGCTGTAGGGTCCAGGGGGAAGGATGCGGGGAGCGGGGTGGACGCAGAGCCCGGAGGAGGAtgaaggatgcagggatgtCGCGGGGGCTCTCAGGAGGGAatgagacccccccaaatcagGGGTCCCCGCCCGGGCATCCCCACTCACCGcgcgccccgcggggccgcgcccgcgcccccgccccgcagCCGCCGCAGCGCCGTGCTCCCGCTGCGCGCTCCCGCCGCCATCTTCCGCaccggggcggggccgcgcgcgGCGCGTGCCCAccgggccccgccccctcggcccggccccgccccctcagAAGCTGGCTTGCAGCAGCGTGATTCTGATTGGCCGCCCGGCCGCACCTTCGCGCGCCCAGCCACGCCCacccgcccccgcccgccgccgcgaCGCCTCATTGGATGTCGGCGCGGAGGCGGTGCCCTCGGGCCCGGCGGCGCTCGGCAACCAATCAGAAGAGGCAGTTGGAGAGGCCGGTAGCTGATTGGTTCCGATGTCTCGCTCCGGCGGTGGCTGCGGCGCAGCTCCAGGGAGGCGGGGCTTCCTcgggctctgccctggggaggcGGGGTCAGAGTGGGCGGGGCAGCTCGGGCCGGGGGCGTGGCCGGGGCGTGGCCGGGTCTCACCTGCAGGCGCGGGCTCGGGGGGTCCCCGCGGTCCCCCCGGCGTGTCCCCGGCCCTGGGGGAACATCCCCGCGCCAGGGGCTCCTCCTTGGCTTGGGGAACCTGAGGGAGGGCACAAGGAGCGCTGCTCCGGCCGGACCCGCGGCGTTCCCGGAGCCGCTCCTGCCCCAGACCCccctctgcccacagcccccttctgctcacagcccctctctgccccaTTGCCCCTTCTCTCTGCACCAGAGCTCTCCCACTAGGCCATAgtccctcctctgccccatagctcctcctgccccataGCCCCTTCATTTGCCCCATAACCCGCCCCCACCTCTCAGCCCCCCGCTCTGCCCCATAACCCCCCTCACGGCACAGATCTGCGCCACAATCACCCCAGTACTTGCCCCCTCCATATTTCCCCCTATCTAGTAGTAGTTCCAATTCCTCCCCCCTCGCCCCCCCACCAGATCTCACCTCGCTGTGGGGCACTGGAGGGACTCGGGGGCAGCATGGAGCGGGCACGGGTGGGCCCCCGAGCCCCTCACCTGGGGAGTGCGTGGGCaatgggggagagggaggatcCGCACCCCGGGGTTCCTGGAGTgtctgctgggagagggaacGGGGGGAGCtgagaagggagaagaaaacaggaGTTAAAGGGTTAACTTCCCCCAAGACCCCGCCAAACGCTCTGTAACCCCCCACAAACCCTCTGTGactccctccccaaaatctccaacCTCCTTCTGCTGCTTCGGATTCCCCAAACCCCTCGAAACCCAGCGCTTCTCTGTGCCCCCCATGGACCCCCGGTGCCCCACGTACTCAACTCACCCGGGAAGGGGCGATGCCCCCCGGCG
Proteins encoded:
- the LOC117004864 gene encoding pleckstrin homology domain-containing family A member 4-like — encoded protein: MAESDDPARRDPAPAGPGTQPCRPVPRVHAFGKGKQALRRDPRTPPAMQGWLHKQDSSGLRLWKRRWFVLVDLCLYYYRDSSEQQVRGGLPLPGYEIRILPPAPRTSGAPQFLFTAEHPGMRTYCLGAETPEELHAWVCALRRGASPLPGSPRSLSQQTLQEPRGADPPSPPLPTHSPGEGLGGPPVPAPCCPRVPPVPHSEVPQAKEEPLARGCSPRAGDTPGGPRGPPEPAPAGQSPRKPRLPGAAPQPPPERDIGTNQLPASPTASSDWLPSAAGPEGTASAPTSNEASRRRAGAGGRGWAREGAAGRPIRITLLQASF
- the NIPSNAP1 gene encoding protein NipSnap homolog 1 isoform X2, with translation MAAGARSGSTALRRLRGGGAGAAPRGARGYSRDAEGSWFRSLFVHKVDPRKDAHSNLLSKKETSNLYKIQFHNVKPECLEAYNKLTEEVLPKLHSDPDYPCDLVGNWNTWYGEQDQAVHLWRFSGGYPALMDCMSKLRQNKEYLDFRKERSRMLLSRRNQLLLEFSFWNEPQPRQGPNIYELRTYKLKPGTMIEWGNNWARAIKYRQENQEAVGGFFSQIGELYVVHHLWAYRDLQSREETRNAAWRKRGWDENVYYTVPLIRTMESRIMIPLKISPLQ
- the NIPSNAP1 gene encoding protein NipSnap homolog 1 isoform X1 produces the protein MQPWGSLEAGQRRQLPAGLAVRPLDPDSPSSRSFPVYSCPAVLQGLLQGCRGQLVPLPLRAQGGSTQGCTFQPPLQEGDQQPLQDPVEEVLPKLHSDPDYPCDLVGNWNTWYGEQDQAVHLWRFSGGYPALMDCMSKLRQNKEYLDFRKERSRMLLSRRNQLLLEFSFWNEPQPRQGPNIYELRTYKLKPGTMIEWGNNWARAIKYRQENQEAVGGFFSQIGELYVVHHLWAYRDLQSREETRNAAWRKRGWDENVYYTVPLIRTMESRIMIPLKISPLQ